One region of Pygocentrus nattereri isolate fPygNat1 chromosome 14, fPygNat1.pri, whole genome shotgun sequence genomic DNA includes:
- the ccdc137 gene encoding coiled-coil domain-containing protein 137 has product MAKNTKNTAAKSSDQQKKEKNKSFNSKKKKPKKDVKPRPEEHLEQIPFRLREIMKSKERMKMGSRKLKKIKRDAKAKAQTETSVEEDIPVPHFRRGKQESESAYLRRMSRETQHVLFLTKNQVERQPELQLEDQETKSSKQKSEKKTLSNKVRLERLHKKKLEQREKRAEKEMFVDDVQFGEVAMEPPSLTAKPRKAPLKSQGASKGLLLNSLLGHTALSTVKPSMARKRMMEEERERVVQAYRHLKKQKQEQQERQKAEMHKLKDLQ; this is encoded by the exons ATGgctaaaaacaccaaaaatacaGCTGCAAAGTCCTCTGACCaacagaagaaggagaagaataaAAG TTTTAACAGCAAGAAAAAGAAGCCGAAGAAGGATGTGAAACCTCGACCTGAAGAACATCTGGAGCAGATACCTTTTCGTCTGCGTGAAATTatgaaaagcaaagagagaatgaaaatggGGTCCAGGAAACTGAAGAAAATCAAGAGAG ATGCCAAGGCCAAAGCACAGACAGAAACCTCTGTAGAGGAAGATATTCCTGTTCCACACTTCCGTAGAGGAAAGCAAGAATCCGAATCAGCTTACCTAAGGCGGATGTCTCGAGAAACCCAGCATGTTCTCTTCCTCACCAAAAACCAGGTTGAGCGACAGCCTGAGCTGCAGCTGGAGGATCAGGAAACAAAGTCAAGCAaacagaaatctgaaaaaaagacaCT GTCTAATAAAGTACGGTTAGAACGGCTACATAAGAAAAAGCTTGAGCAACGGGAGAAGAGAGCGGAAAAAGAGATGTTTGTAG ACGATGTACAGTTTGGAGAGGTTGCCATGGAACCTCCATCACTGACTGCCAAACCCAGGAAGGCCCCACTGAAATCTCAG GGGGCATCCAAGGGCCTTCTTCTGAATTCTCTACTCGGCCACACTGCCTTATCAACAGTCAAGCCCTCCATGGCTAGAAAGAGGATGATGGAGGAAGAGCGTGAGAGGGTGGTGCAGGCCTACCGGCACCTGAAGAAgcagaaacaagaacagcaaGAGCGTCAAAAGGCAGAGATGCACAAACTAAAGGATCTTCAATGA